ctATTTTCTGTTTGTTTCTGTTCAGCTATTTTTTTACGAGACTTTCATTTTGAATGTGTGCTTTCACTAAAAAAGTTCCCATAAGCCATGGTGTGGGATGTATCTGTGGATTTATTCAGCTGATGTGGTGCAATACATTTGGGTTAGTTGATTGGCGGTGGGTTAAACAAACAGGTTTTGTGTATACCAAATTTCACATTCTTTATTTgagttttcataaataaaatgagATGTATTCAACCCTAAACATTCACCCTTATTCTATCTATTGTTGCTTGATGCCATGATTCAACCTCTCTATAGCTTGATAGTTGGAACTTCACAAAACATAATTTCAAGcaatgtgtttattttttctttttattgcaaGACTGATGATACTTACACAAATTTGTGCTTAGTACGTTCATGAGACACCATTTTctgttatataaatatataaataaataattacagACATTGTCATCCTTACTTTTACGGTATGATTACCCAGCTACTAATAGTCTAATACTATAACCCAAACCAAATCGAGCACAGAAACAATCTGTCAACGCCTATGAATCACCCAAATctgtgtatttatttttaatttccaaaCGTGAAAAGGTTTACAGGGGAGGTGACCCTTTTGATTTTAGTTAGAAGGAGTTCCAAATGTggttatgatagaacattatggcgtaatttgatccatgtggccgaccccacttagtgggataaggcttggttgttgttgttttgtattttacttACAAGGAATATTTTCACACGTTATTACAATCTTAGCATGTCAACGTTCaagcatttttatttgtttatttacaaTGAATGTTTAATACTTTTGAAAGATTTATTTGTGTCTGAAATTGAATGGATCACTTTACAATGCAGCAATCTTTGAAAATTTGTTCCATAACTTTATCGGAAAGTGTGTCGTAGTCATGGTGAAAGACAGTATCAAGAGAAGGAAGCCAAACATTTTAGTGACTGGTACACCAGGGACAGGAAAGACAACCACTTCAACTGCTCTGGCTGAAGCCACTCAGCTCAACCACATCAATATTGGAGATTTGGTCAAAGAGAAGAACTTGCATGATGGCTGGGATGATGAGCTTGATTCTTACATTCTTAATGAAGATTTGGTAAGCTACCAATCTATATACTTGAGACCGTTCTTGTATTGCTTTGTTTGGTGTTGTTAGTGATGCATTAGGTCTATACGAATTTAAGTTCAAATTGTTAGCACATCCACTATCCCCCAGTAGTCATGTTATTCTTGTAATGTTTAATCCTTTTGCATCCATCCTTAACCATTCTCTCATTTCACTGTTATTGATAATGACTATTCAATATTTTGGCATACCATTTACTAAATGGGGTGAACTTTCAGTTGTACCGTCGTGATAAAAGATCATTTGTTAATCTTGTGTATATTAGGTTTTATGTGTATATCTTGGTTTTTGTAGGTGTGTGATGAACTTGAGGATGTTATGGATGAGGGAGGGAATATTGTGGACTATCATGGCTGTGATTTCTTTCCTGAGCGATGGTTTGATTGTGTGGTTGTACTTCAAACTGATAACACCATTTTGTATGACCGTCTGAGCAGAAGGTATGTCAGCActttttgatgttgttgaatgtTGATTTTGCAATTCTATTGTATATTTCAGGCTTTCAGCATTAACTTTCTTCATCTCTGTGACAGAGGGTACAAAGAATCAAAGCTATCCAACAATGTCGAATGTGAAATCTTTCAAGTTTTGCTTGAGGAGGCTAAAGAAAGTTATGCGGAGGACAAAGTTGTTGCATTGAAAAGCGATACTATTGAAGACATTAGTAGAAATGTTGCAACTCTGACAGATTGGATCAGGAATTGGTCCATCCAAGTATAGGgtatttttgatgaaatgtaTTAGGGTTTCACGTGTCTGAATCTGCAGTATTTATGTTATATGGTGTTTGAATTAGACAGCTGATAGTGTATTCAAATTTTACCTGGTTTTTCAGTAATGAAGTGAATTGTGGTAGTCAAGCAGGGGTTTAAGCATACTGGAGGGAATATGGTatgaaagagttgatgaaaaATTCTGTCAGGTGATGGAACAATGAATAACTTTTTACAATCATTTTTAGTATTGTATCACCTATGGTATCCTTAATTACCACACTTAACCATCTTACTAGTATTTGCTGCACTGGTAGCACTGTCATGCCTTTGAAACTCATTTTGCTAAAATGACACTTATTTTGGATTGAATTGATTATCTATACCTCTATAGACACTATactattatatataaaagtaacttttttttttaaggaaaggtaacttttttttttttggtttaaattatatataaggaACTCTGAAGTTAACCATCCATAGCTAAAAAATTTGGTTGAATATTCTTTGGAACAAATTTATCGTTGCTATAgtgcaacaaaaataaaaatttatcgtTGCTATTTTGCACCTTAATTGATTGGAACTCTAAAACTAACTATTGCTTTGATATTTCtattggccaatcacaatgtcacaatgctagtgaaagagaaagaaacacaagcattgtgacattgtgattggccaataTCATCCAACTCTATGTCGCCCAAGTGCTTATCCATACGCATGCACGATTACTcacaaaactaataaaatttgAGCCAAAGCTTCTAGATTGGAAAGAAGCTGCCATTGCTGATATCAGGGTTGGA
Above is a genomic segment from Medicago truncatula cultivar Jemalong A17 chromosome 5, MtrunA17r5.0-ANR, whole genome shotgun sequence containing:
- the LOC11432884 gene encoding adenylate kinase isoenzyme 6 homolog, with amino-acid sequence MVKDSIKRRKPNILVTGTPGTGKTTTSTALAEATQLNHINIGDLVKEKNLHDGWDDELDSYILNEDLVCDELEDVMDEGGNIVDYHGCDFFPERWFDCVVVLQTDNTILYDRLSRRGYKESKLSNNVECEIFQVLLEEAKESYAEDKVVALKSDTIEDISRNVATLTDWIRNWSIQV